One region of Scomber scombrus chromosome 10, fScoSco1.1, whole genome shotgun sequence genomic DNA includes:
- the LOC133987742 gene encoding galactose-specific lectin nattectin-like has protein sequence MESKWAMLRTSVVEVAAQSYGQKVIGSFDPNNGLNPCFIRLSPRYIRFPYIAINRSPDQVGLPEVPNIRACTLIGGNLASLPNTKVYNFIRAIIHRSTGKHTVTWVGGYDAAKEGLWLWSDGSKFSFKGWHRGEPNNAGGENCMGINFRGRNYVNDARCRQKKSFICAKAL, from the exons ATGGAATCAAAGTGGGCCATGTTAAGGACCTCAGTTGTGGAGGTGGCTGCCCAGAGTTATGGCCAGAAGGTCATTG GTTCCTTCGACCCCAACAATGGCTTGAACCCCT GCTTCATCAGACTTTCACCCAGGTACATCAGATTCCCATACATCGCCATCAATCGAAGTCCAGATCAAGTGGGACTTCCTGAAGTGCCCAACATC CGTGCCTGCACTCTCATCGGTGGGAATCTTGCTTCCCTCCCCAATACAAAAGTGTACAACTTCATCAGAGCTATCATTCATAGATCAACTGGCAAACATACAGTAACTTGGGTTGGAGGCTACGATGCAGCAAAG GAGGGTTTGTGGCTGTGGAGCGATGGCAGCAAGTTTTCCTTCAAAGGCTGGCATCGTGGGGAGCCTAACAATGCTGGTGGAGAGAATTGCATGGGGATCAACTTCAGAG GACGAAACTATGTCAATGATGCAAGGTGTAGACAAAAGAAGTCTTTTATTTGTGCCAAGGCCCTGTGA